The Elaeis guineensis isolate ETL-2024a chromosome 14, EG11, whole genome shotgun sequence genomic sequence ATGCAGGATTTTCAGATCCTAAGATCGAGTCGACTCGTGGGCAACTCAAGTCGACTCCTGAGAAATTTGAGTCGACTCTTGGCACGGGATCAGCAATAATGGCTAATTTTCTGTACTTCTTTAATTGGTAGTCCAAACTTCTCAAAAGCAAAAACTCATTCTCCAACAACTTTCAAGCATATTAAGAAAATCATTTGGGAAAGAAGGGAAGTGGATTAAAAGCAAAAATACATTAATTTGAGTGAGCATTATTGAATATTattgggaaaaaaaagaaagagattaagTGCACAGAATTTAGTAAGCTTTCAAAAGCAATCTTCTCCATCatctcaacatcttctcaagcatcaaTAAGAGAAGCTCAAGCTTCATTTGAGCCATCCATCAGCAACTTTTCTGCACTTCAAAGAgtttaagttttttatttttattttgagctgaaaattttctattttgtatcttattttcttttcaagtTTCTTTGACGACAAAAACTTGAGATTAGGCCCATCTAGATCCAAAATTGGACATTGTAGGTTTTAGTTAATGAGCTCATAAAATCAAGTTGATTGAGAATCCAAAAAATAATCGGTGTATGACTTTGGTTGGTGATTTTAAAAAATCAACTGGGTTCATTTGTGATCTCAGATAACACAAATATGCTATAATCAGACTAATTATAGTACAATTTTTAAGGAGAGTAAACATAAGTGTAGGGTTGTACAAAATCACTATAAAATTAGTGTTGTTTGCATTGTGCCATGCTTGTCATACTTTACGTTATTGCTTTACATCATTTTATTTCTTGCATAGTTTTGTTTATACATTAAATCTGTTACTACACATTATTTATACTTCACAAgcgatcaaattaagttaattggagcacataattatttaagattttgaattagttgaaattttttaagaatctaattcacctcccccccccccccccccccccttttttggGTTGCTAACTTTTTGGACAACATTCAAGACATCCAGACTGCtcatattatatatcatatttatttctttgagaaaatattatatatcatatttagttgGCTAGAAATGTTAAGATGTTTAATAGTAGTATCAAGTCATCGAGACTTATCATTTGGAGGGCACTCTCACAAGCAATCAAGGTTATTCACCCACTTGCAGTTGAAAAACTTGACAATTAAGAACACCTGGAACGCCTTCATATCAACTGCATCCTAGATGATCTTCTTCACTTAGGAACCTTCACCCTCTAGCTTTTTCAAGATAAATTTTGACTAGTGTAGCTGATGAAAGTGGTAAAGGAGATGCAGGATTTGTAATCAGAGGCTCTGATTCCAGATATATTGCTGCTGGCAGCAAATAAATATGTCACATCCCAATTCGTTGAGATGAGGGCAGCGTGAGAGAGTATCAACTATGTGAGGTTCACCCTGCAAGCTAACCATATTCATATCAAGGATGACTTGACGATTGTTATTGGATAGATTTCAAGGTAGGCCCAACAAATGGATGGACCTCACTCGCTAGTAGATACCTTGAGCATAGCTACAATTACACTACATTTCGAGTAAttcattttcatcaatagatgaaCGATAGTGCGTGCAGAGTGCAGATTGGATGACTTCCTATGACCGGGCACTGATGATACTATGTGGATTGATTCTGCCTTTATACCTTcttcatgatattttattttttgattttgtagATTATATTTATACTAAAATGATATGAATATAATACATATATTATACCTCAGAAAGGGAAAAACTGTAGGCAACGAAATACCGACAATGCGATAGGCATGTTGTGTCATACATGGCAAAAAGAGAGGATTTGTAGCAGAGGCAGAGATGGTTGTTCACAGGTAACAACATCCGGACCATGCAACAATACAGAGTAAAATATACCATGCTGCGTGCAATGAGGACGTACTGAAACCCGTACCATAAAACTGGCGTGTAAATCAAATGAAACATGTCTCAAGGGAATAAAAGAATAGTGACCAGCCATTTATGATTGAGAACACAACTGTCTTCAGCGTCAACTTCTCTCATTTGAGAGACTTAAGAATCATCTGCGACTCTGCCATTTGAAACTTTAAATTACATCAAAAGCAAAGATGATGTATTAACTAAGGCTTAGATTTAGGCACAGCTGCTTGTAGGTACAAAAGGGAATAGCTGCCACATTACATCATGTTACGGGATGCATACAGTGATTCTGAAGTAATTTCATCCTGGTCAAAATTTGAATCATTTGCTTGGTGATGCCATGCGACAAATGCAAAAAAAACATGACCAAAACCAAAGAACAAGCAACATCAAAAGTGTTAATAGAGCATATAAATGGAGTTGCAAAAGGAGCTTTTGTCAGCTTCTCGCAGGCTTGTATAGGACAACGGTCACATACTTGGACTGAAATCTGTGAGTGAAACCAAGGGTGATCAATGCCTCAGAAGCCCATTCTTTTTCTATAAAAAGGTGGTTGAGAACTACATGTTGGGGTTTCAGAGAAGCTTCCTCAGATTGTTGCATCCCAAGAACAGTAAGATGCAACTGAGGTGGAACAGCTGGTGGCTCCTTTGCGAAGTCCTCATCTGAAGGTAACGACCAACTGTAGCTAGAGTCTGGTGATGGTGGTGACTCAAATTCAGCAACATTTTCTGGATTTTCTGGAACATAGTCCTGCGTTACAGAAAAGAAGACAACAAAAAAAAGCTTCTTACTTTCCATAAGAATAAATTCACGTAGTGTGACTCTTTGGCATGGAAGGAGTGTTGTGCACTTTACACTAAAATAAATTTCTAGACACGGTGACCACTCCTGTTCAACTATGCCATGGAAGGGACTAGATAATTCAACTCACACATCATCTACCGCAAACATTTTTCCAGTGATATTCTTTCATATTGAAGCACCCTTATTTGCAGAATCATGGTTATGTAGACTCACATGGACATCAAGGAGATTGGTGATCTGGCCCATTTCATCAGTTATGCAAGGAAGATCAGGAATGTATCTGATTTCTCCATCTATAATGAATTTGTACTGGTAGACTCCAGATGGGAGGACCAACAAAATGGAATGGACCTTTCCTGACCTCTGCAGAGCCTTCCTGAACATTCATGTCATGTTTAATTGAGATTCTTTTGAAGCATTTTaaattacaaagaaaaagaaacctgGAAATAAATATGCAGACATGAAATTCTTTGAAGCAAAATATGATGCAAAAGTAAAGTTTTTTAAGGTTCTTGTGGTTGCTACCATACCTTGTGTTCCAATTGTCCCATGATCCTTCTACTAAGGCATCATTTCCTCCCAGGTTCCATGATATCAATGTTGGGATTCCCTTTTCAAGTGGACCATCCAAAGGTTCATGCACTTCATTCATCCAAAGTTGATTAAAAAGTGGAGGGGAATCAGTAGCTCTTAGCAAGGGAGGCACAGGAATCTGAAAGATTAAGTTACCTCTCAACTTCATTTTAAAACAATGCAGGCATGATAGGCACATTGGATATTTAGGAATCTGGTAACTTATTTCATAGAAAGAATCAGTTTCCATTGCAATCTAAAAAAGGTCATAGCACATGGTCCGCATGGTATCAGAACTTACTAGAACATTAGCTGAAGGTCATTCATCAAATTTGAAAGCTAATTTTTCTCGATAGAACATACTCCTGAGAAAGCTAAGCACATGAAGAAAGCTCCATACTGCTGTTTAATGTCAGAATTTTCAAGCAGTCAGAGTTATCTTTAAGAGGAACCCCAAGAAACATTATCACATTGTCactcattaataattcatatgcAACATTATCTATTCTGCAAAATGGCTTGGACAATACTCAGGTTTCTAGGAATTCTAGCACTCAGTTCTGCTGTAACATACCAAAACTTTAAATGCATGCACAGACCACGCGAACCAACCATATACTATGCATAAAAATTGGTGAGACAGAACCCAGCAGCATAGTGAGATAATTTTCACAGCAAGATGTATCTAGAATTATAAATACACTAGATTTCTGAACTACAAGTGATCATTAGAAAGCATCGCCTTCTGCAAGCATGAAAAGTACAATTTGCTTCTACAAAATTGAATATAGCAGATAAAAATGGTGATGTAACAACAAGACATGATCAACAATTGCGGTGGGACAGAATTACATGGGACCAGATGAAGATGCATGCTCAAACAATGCCTCTACCAATGGACTATAACaaaatctctccttaaaattttatgTCTTCCAACATCTGGACTCATTGAATCACTTCCTGAAGCATTTTAAATGCTTGCTGGAAGGAGAATTTGCTCCACTTTGAACAGGAACTTCTACCATACCATGTTAATCTATGAATTGAAGACAAATTAGACTGAAATGAAGTAAATCTACAATATAGGCCAGCACCAAAATTCCCTTCCTTGAGCTTTCATTTTAAAAGAAACAAAGGAGAGCTGAAACAATAAGTTAAGAAGATGAAGTTAAGAAAGGACATGTTCGAAACTGTGGTGGATTATAACATGCGTCTTAAATATGTCCTGAAGTGCTGAGACCAATCCCAAAGACTGTCTTAAAATTCAGTCTGAACcttgctttctctctctagaatgtcGGATTctgtctactttctctctcttgatagatttctctctaAAAGCCATCTTTTTAAGATTAGTAccatgaaagattttttttttttgatgattttgattgatCTTAGCAAAAAAAATCCTGAATCGCAGTCGTCGGACAACATGCTGgcatccaccttgatcagaccggatatctttagatttgatcatccatgatttttatTGAACCATCTATACATGAAttcaatcatgatttgattaaatcatcttgattaGACCAATCGGATTGTCGGACAGTGTCGCTTAATTAGTCCTGCTCCATGTTGTCGATTTCTCTTTCCTCTGATATCTCTTTTTACATGATTTATGAATCTAGTGAAGCCAACCTATTGATTTGAGTCTGAGTTGATTCTAGTAAAGGGTTTCGAACTGCTTTGCCAATCGATGTACGGACCTTTGATAGTCCTTCAATGTTCCAACCTCCACATTAATTCTTATCGAGCACCATCGTTGATATCCCTTGAATCATCTACTTCCTATTCTAATCATGATCAGATAAAAATACCTTTGATTCGATCAACCAGATGTTGAATAAAGGTGTCAAAATTTAGGATTTTATTGGTTATGGCTTAAGAACTGATagaataatatatttttgaataataGGTTTTGAAGAGTCTTCTCAAGATTAATCAGTCTGTTCATTCAATGTTTCGCAGAGGTAAATAATGAactatcttttcgagatatttcataattattttgaaatcaattAATCAGTCTTTaagttatgcatgatttatgaaaccatgttttgaatgaaaaatgatttatgaaatattatgatttattaatttattatgaaaTGTGCATATGCTCAGTGAAATTATGACATATATGTTATAttggaaaaatattttgatatgaatcgaATTTGTGctttcagcctaactatattttggGCCCTGCCAATGAGGGTTGTGCATTGATTTTTGGATCCTGCCAATAGGATTGGTGCATTGATTTTTGgactctgccagtgggggttatatATTGGCACTCTATTCTGGGCCCTGCCATAGGGATAAGTGTGGTTGCAATTCAAACTGTTGAGTTATATGTGTGttttgattcgaatcggatttatgattatatttacatataaatatttgaaaagatttgatTTGCACTGACTTAGCATGAAATATGTTCTTATGTTTATTCACGGCATTGTTTTTTAACATTATATCTTATAATAATATCTGAagtatctagttgagatatttattacttattggACTATCAAGCTCAATACCtctcattttatttttcagattcggaTTCTTAAATACAGATATGGGTACTATTTTGGGAGCGAGCTAGAAGTAAGAATTGACAACATAGATTTATCATGATGTTTTTATAGGATTTTTATTTGAGGTGTAATTGATGTAAGTTGATTTTGgactaaatttattataatttctaTTGTAATGCATTGATATCATTTTTGGAACGCCTTATacgcttatggagagagttcttcgtaagtatgcggcggttgccatgacgcCTAGATtcacgatctcaggtcggaggcctGACACCATTGGTTCTCGATAATGAATATGGAATATTTTGGTATAGACCTTTTTTCTCTTAAATTTAAAACTTGTACTCCTTCAATCAATATCATTGCTCTACCTAATTGGAAAAGTTTGAGGTTATCTATTCTAATAGAGATGGATTGGAGTCATTTACAATCTAATCTTATGACGGATCGATTAATGAAGAGCAGCAGTTGATGTTTTGACAGAGAAACTTGATATTCTTATTCAGAATTAAGAAGTTGATTATTTTTCATTTACAAGGCATGGGTTCGATTTAGAACATCTGCAGCAAGAATCAAGTCATAAGATATTGAACCTTATTCTTATGAGAAGATCTAACAATGAGAACAAATCTATAAGTAGAATACATAGAAACCTAGAAATGAGATCATGATTGTGAAATCTTAAAGTTCGAATATGTTTCTTAAGAAATTTcgagatgaaatttcttttaggagAGAATGTAAAACCCCATCCCAgccaccaaaaaaaatttatgcacgAATCGTAAagcacaaaaaaaagagaaagaaagaagactcccaatgggagtcttctccccGAATCCACCGGACAAAGTTCGACTTTGTGCCAGATTCTAGCACCCTCTCGGCTCTAGTTAAGAGCCCTTCCACACTCTTTTTGATGCCATATCGGAAGAGCTCAAATTAGACAAAGTTGGCCATCGATTTATCCAGTTTCTTTACGGATTATTCCTCTACCACCATGACTAATCCTTGCCGAAAAAATGAGGTAAGGACCTCTTGATCTTTTGAATAATCTTCTCCCTATCCTCCATGACCATAGATCACAGATTCCAGCCGGTTATTGCCAGATTTAGATAGGAAGTGGGTGCCCTATTTTTGCCATCCGTTCTCTTGATTTCGACACCGTCCGTCATCGTTGATTGTCGGACCGATGACCATCGGTTTCACCACCGTGGGCTACACCTCTAGTCACCTTTTTCGAGCAAGACTCCCTTGAAGTTGGGAAAGAATAAGGGGATTCAAGAATTCCCTATTTCGCCCAAAcgtaaggaaaaaagaagaaaaaaaaaaaaagaaaaagaaaagaaagaaaaaaaaattctctctcttccctctcctttctctttcctttcttttctcactaatttctctctccattattttctctctctagattgtttctcaatCCTAGAATTTTCTAGATCTTTGAGAAAATTCATGATGGATTTGAATGATCCTATTTAAGGGATCCTGATCCTGCTCGCCAACAGCATATCGGCGCCTATCTTGACTAGATCGGATATCATTAGATTTTATCatccataattttattaaattatctataTAGTAATTCcatcatgatttaattaaatcatcTGAATTGGACAGATTGAGATGTTGGATAGTGTTGCCTGATCAATCCTATTGTATCTcgttaatttttctcctctttctctcttcacttgatttatgaactcgATATAAGAATTCCAACCCTATTACTTCAAATCTAGTTTGACCCAAATAGCCAAACTCTGAACCACCTTGTTAGCCAAATAGCATATCTACACCATCCAAGTCTCTGTCGAGCTGcacaagatttgatctttatcgaTCTCTATCGAGTCTTTGTATCTTCGCTAACTCTGATTAAATGAAGTTACTTGTTGAATTGATCCCTGATAACTGAACAACATATTAACCTCCACCTTGGCTCTTATTGAACACTATTGATTTGATCATCCGATCTTCGTGAACCACCTGTTTCCTAGCCTAATCTTGATCGATGAAGGATGACCAACCGGACTGACCCAGATTGTTGGATGTGACTACCGTCAACATGTCTTTCTTAATTATTTATACTTTTTCTAATtattggacttgatcctacatagGATTATAGATGTCTAGTAATAAGATAccgtgatatgatctacgaactgaagattttgaaaagaaatttttagaATTATGCACATTTGTTGGAATGCATCTGATGTAAGtaatacttcatttttttttctagatttatcgacaaatta encodes the following:
- the LOC105034444 gene encoding SNF1-related protein kinase regulatory subunit beta-1 — encoded protein: MGNAAGKEDLENGDDDPSVRSDGVDGFPSYSNHVRRANSVESMGSTTPEGPGRSRSPLMFAPQIPVPPLLRATDSPPLFNQLWMNEVHEPLDGPLEKGIPTLISWNLGGNDALVEGSWDNWNTRKALQRSGKVHSILLVLPSGVYQYKFIIDGEIRYIPDLPCITDEMGQITNLLDVHDYVPENPENVAEFESPPSPDSSYSWSLPSDEDFAKEPPAVPPQLHLTVLGMQQSEEASLKPQHVVLNHLFIEKEWASEALITLGFTHRFQSKYVTVVLYKPARS